Sequence from the Amaranthus tricolor cultivar Red isolate AtriRed21 chromosome 1, ASM2621246v1, whole genome shotgun sequence genome:
ATTGTAACatataaagaaaatttgaaataaataagcaaaaaaatataaaaaagtcacataataagcaacttttaaaaatatttcacaAAGTAAATACTTTTTTCCCATAACACAAGTTCAGGGTTTttcgctcttactaacagcgaacaaaaaagcttggtaaaaaaagtcaaggtctttgtttgctgttagtaacagggAACAAAGATTTTGACCAAGCTTCcatgttcgctgttattaacagcaaaACAATTATAATTCTAATTTCACTTGCTATTTTTTTGGGTCATGTCAATTTTACAAGGCAAATTTAtaggcttttaattattaacttcCCTATTTTATGAttatcaactttctataattgaataaaatcacctttaatcccattattatcaaattttccaattttttaggAAATCAAATAGGGAaattaattttaggttttaataaaaaaatatgtagcaattaaaattttaaaatttttaggcttttaattattaaaaagataCGGTTATGAACTTtctataattgaataaaatcacccttaattcattattatcaacttttccaattttttaggaaataaaatagacaaattaatattaggttttaattaaaataactagGCACCTTAATTCACCCAAaattttttaggaaataaaatagaaaagttaataattaaaagcctaCAAATTAGGCTCGACcccaaaaaaataacaattaaaattttagcGTGTTGTaattgttcgctgttaataacaacgaacaaagaagcttggtcaaaatctttgttcgttgttactaagtaacagcgaacaaagacatTGAATTTTTTTACCAAGCTTTTTTGTtagctgttagtaacagcgaataaacCCAAACCTGTGCTGTGGGAAAAAAGTGCTTACCTTaggaaatattttcaaaaattgtcTATTATgcaacattttatatttttttgcttatttgtttcaaattttcacatatCAACGCCTTTATAATTAGGATATGTGTCTCCAACTAAAAATAGTGTTATAGATGCAAAACCTGATAAGAATTCTTGGaaggtttttttaaaataaatagaattattGGAAAGTTGAAATAAGTAAACGTGAGgtcaattttaataattttatataaatatgatattttatttttcataatacgAAATAACCTTATAATGAGAatgttttcataattttttttacgaaCATTATTTTGAAAGATATACATTTATGAGAACTGATTACTAATATATTGAGTACAAGTTAGTATAATGAAATTATCACAATCAATTAGAAGAGCAATTTACTATGATTTATgtctataaatattattttaggaTTAAGGGTTGAAAAACTAAACTATCAAAATTACACCACGTGGTgtaaacaaatgaaaacagaaaTTGGTGATCGGGTAAGATTCAACCATATAACCACCATATCTCTATCTACCACTCTATAATGGGTCCAGAATGATTGTATGGTGATCTCATGGATCATCAATAATATCGACCACGACTTTGTAGAATATTTTCTTGACTACACTACCTCCGCTCGAGATTTATGGACAATAATCCACTTCATTCTCAGACCCGTTTTGCTACCTCCCGTTGATGAGACCATTCAATGTGAGGTCGTGAGGGGGAGAAATATGGTAGAAAAGACATCATCAGAATTTAATCCCTCACAAGATCAAAACCCAGACTTAAAAATAAACCCAGAAAATTCGAGACAAGCAAACCTAGAAAACCCAGATTCAAAATTGAACTCATTTGATAATGGCCCCCACCGGAATTTAGAAAACAAAGGTGAAAgggaaagaaaaaattttatgttaagAAGGAGATGAAGAAAAGCAACTTAAAGTTATGGAGAGAGAAATGGGGTTGGGAATAATTGAGGCAAGTAAGAAATTTCAATTATGGAAATCCAAATTGACATGGAGGACAAAATCTAAATTTTTTAcccaaataataaaatcaaacaacaaTTTGTTTCTTGACCTCTTATCTAAACCcgaaaattgaaaaatcaattatgaaGAATTTGCCGAAGAGATTATCAAAATGTTCTTTGTAAAGTCAAAAGATCAACTAGCAAACCTTCTGTTAAAGGCAATTGGCTCAAAAGCGTTGAAGAATATTTTGACAAGTTTGATTTCAGTCATCTCGAGACCAAACTTGAGGAGGagtgtaggaaaataagaaacaaaataaagtctgatattatattatctctttattttaggaaatattGTGTTAGAATATTATCCTTCTAATTTAGGAATTTAAGATAtcgtgttattttaatttttatgtataagttcttgaacttttgtataaatagaggtgtttttcctctaactatgaataatgcaaatcaagtattcaaaacccaaattaatttttatttccgCATTATAATTTTCTACACAAAGAACTTGACTTTTTTTGATCCGCcttctttgttcgttgttaataacaacgaacaATTCAAATCTCAGCTCTGAGAAAAAGTACTTACTTTAGGAAATATTTTAAGACATTGCCTATTGTTTgactttttaatattaattttttttaatattattttacttatttagttcaaattttcttaGACTTGAACCCAAATCTTAAATAGAAGACTAATGGTGGACATACTTGGACATGGTAGTTTTGTGGCCTCACCATTTATTCTACacatttgtttttattgtaaaagattaaaaaatgataattttagtAGAATTGCTTTGGTTTTTAGGGCTTATTAGACAAAATTTTATAGTTTGCTTCTAGTTAAGCAGCACTCCGTCTATATCTATATCTACTATATACATACTACTCGTTATATCATGTTGAATTTTCACACCCATATATGTTCATTCGAGTATGTATCAAAACTCAATTCTACCCATTATGGTTAATTATATACCATCACTGATTTATTATTATACCTAACCCACCttatatttgataaatattggCGTTAATAACCTAAAAAAATAACCTACTTCCTCTATATCCACTAGTTTGTAACAACATAATATTACacgattattaaaaaaaattgtgaaaaatattaaatgcTTTGTAGAATTTAAAGTGGAAAGAAGATAAAAAAGTGATAATATTACCTAATAGAAATGCTCCAAAGTCTAATGGGAGAACTAAAATAGTATGTTGACAATCATATAGGGATTGACTATGGAGGGAGTACATTACTTTTAGTTTTAGTATAATGTGGATGTAGGATGAGGCGAGTAGATGCGAGGTAGGGCGGGTAAAAATCTTGGGGGTGCTTGGTTCATAGTTTTTCTGttcatattttaattgatttttggtttttgGCTTGTTATTTGTCAAATAgccaaaaaatatttggtaaatgactttaaaAGTAGCTGAAAAGCTGAATtgaagccaaaatgaaaaagtttttCCAGTTAgtttttttggttgacttttaaATTGTTGGcccattttttttctaataaataaccaacaatcaatactcaaatttaccaaacatcatCACAAACAGCTAACTTTTTCAGctaacttaaaagccaacaaaaacaacaaagatCAAACAAGGCAACTAAAAAAGCTAATAACTAACAGCCAACAACCAATTGCTACACACATCCACTACAAATGACAAATAAgacgttttataatttataattatatttatcataactaaaattaaaataaatgcaTAATAAAACCAGTAAAATTTTACCTATCGTAATAAATTCGCCTCCTCTAACCTTTGTGGCAAGCAGCTACTCTTTCTCTCATAGCAGTGACCTTAAAATAAGAAacttatattcttattttttctttattttgtattaatttttgaCTATTTAGCCTATATATTTAACGCGTCTCTCACCACAATTTGTGGCAAGTGTATTATATTATAGGGTAGAAAAAGGGTGGACAATTAGTTTTGACTTTAGAGAGGTTAAATGACAATTGACAACTCAGGAACTCCTACTAACTATTATTGAATCTTGATTAGTGTCCCACTAAGACTGTAACAGCAAATAGCAATTTATTAAAGAGAATAATTAAAGcccaaaacattaaaaaaatgaagaaaaccaATTCAAGTTCAAACTTAAAGTTGTCAGCATTATAATCACAGCATCAACAAAAGACAAGAGAGAGAGAAACAAGTAAATTGAATTCAAATCATCTAACTTATCTGCTAACCCTTATAGAGAAAAAATTCCTTCTAAGACAAGTTTTTATCTTTTTGAGAAAAGGAGAAATACCCAGAAGAGTAACCAAGAAgaacaacttattttttttctgggttttttctATATGATTTATATGGGTTTAAATTTCTTGGTGGGTTATTTTGAACTGAATTTTTCATAACTATCATTTGGGATTttcttttctgggttttttcaTCTGGTTTGATATGGGTTTGAATTTGTTGGTGGGTTTCATAAAAAcgttttaattttgaattgtaTTTTCCATAATTGTTTCAAAGAAGTAGAAATTTTGGGTGAAATTTATCAAGACGATATGACTTTAGGGTCTGTACTTTGCTGTGGCAAAGGTTTCGATCGGTATGtttctttttccttattttaatttgtgttttttttagattttatgTTTCcgtttttgcaattttttttgaagtgcatgttttttcaattttattcccTAGTGGTATATGTATAATTGGAAATTGTGCTCTGTCTATCTGTTAGACAGATGGAAAATATAGCTAGGTTGATTTATCAGGAattgtattaattaaataaatatattaatagtaTATCTATTTCATCTTTTTGTTGTTTACTGTTCCAAACAATGATCATAATTATTAAGCCAATTCTTTAATTTCAGGTCAATTTAATTATAGTGTATGGCCGAGGGGGAGGATTAGGTTAGAATCAACCAATACCTTGCCCGTGAAGCTATACTTGCCCCGACCGATTACTCATCATCATCCCAATGAGTCTTGGCCGGGGAAAGAAGGCAAACCAATATCCTCATCATGAGGAGGTTGCGATTGAAGAGAGTTTCTCAACTCGAGTATCACCTAATATTAGTTAAGAGTATCACCTGACATATGAGGTCCTAGCAAAGGAAAAACATAAACAGAAAAACAAACTACAcataaataacaattattaataatttaattgttggagcttaattatttttcaaagaaGGCTACCTGAATTTGTTTGGTAGAATTGTACCTTATCACATTTATAATTTATCAGGAAATAATACATGGTTTtggaatatttttatattgccGACAAAGCTTGTGTCTTGTGTGTGCTGTGTTTACAGAAGTACTTTCTAGTTTAAGGGATGAAAAAAGGATGTACTTGCtgttttattttcttagaaCAGTAGTGTAGAATGCTGGGTGATTGGGATTTAACCGTTTAAAGATTTGGTATAGTGTGAAAGATGATGCGGATGAATAACCAATTTTAAGCCTTTTCATGTATACCTATGATTAGATTTTTAGGTGTGATAAGGAGTTTAGATCGTAGTGCATGAATGCACTAACGGTCGCGAACATGATAACAGACACTATGTGGTTGTCATAACGCCAAATAACATGAGGTATACTTTGATACGACTCAAAGCAcaattttttttacacctttagaATGTGatttagttgttttttttgaaaagctttACAACACGACTGATGCGATGAGACGTTGGCATTACTTTTGTACTATGGTTTAGATTAGATAGAATTAGAGAATGATCTCTTGCAAAATCATACATAAACTAGTTAGCTAACCTCAAGCTATAATTAATGATTTTGCTCATTTGAATTGTTAGATGGAGCAAACGATTTGAAAAATTGCCTTTGCCTGTAGCTAAGTACTAAGTATGTACACTCCAAAGTAGAGTCTAGGAGCACATACGGGGTGAGTTTCATTTGTTCAAACTTCAAATGATTAATGGATTTGAAATGAAACCCGGAACATATTTGTAGAATCTTAAAGTCTgagatgattttaatatatgaGCTAAAATATTCCGTAGGACAATTGGAGCGACCTCCCCAATCGTCATCTATGTTTTCCCTTTTACgtttaaaagtttttccaagaacCCGTGCTTTGTCTTGGAAATAATTTGACTCTTGAGTTTTTTGCACAAACTTTTGCAGgaaaaagaaggaagaaaacaaagaaGCATGGAGGATATTTTCTTTGAAAGAATTGCATTCAGCTACAAACAATTTTAACTACGATAACAAACTTGGCGAGGGTGGGTTTGGAAGTGTTTACTGGGGACAACTTTGGGATGGTTCACAGGTAATAAAGAACTTTGCTTTTGTGCTCTTTTACAGAATGCAAATAGCATTTGTGCGTAGACATAtcatactccctctgtttcttttcaaacatcctatttgctttttgcatgtttgccaatgcactaattcaatatttaatatctctaattgtgtataattaaaaaaatgaaaaaaatagataataataCACCTTATGTTGAGATggatcaaacaagatcccatttgactatgttttaatttatagattaagaataaattacaaattaacgaTGGTTGATGAATAGTACTCCAAAAGCAAATGGGACGTTTGAAAAGAAACGGAGAGAGTATATGTTTACACAATTCCATAACTTTTAGCATGAATGTGCAAGAGTAAAAGTGTAAAGTGCACATTCAATCAGCTTGAACTTCTATAGTCTAACTGCTCTTAAGTTGATGGAAAAGGGGTGGAAATGAAAAGGTTTAGGAGGAAGAGAAGGAGCGGTAGAGGTTGTAATCTAGTTTTCATTCTTGGTATTTTTAGATTAGGCCGAAAAAGAGGGGAGGAAGGGTAGGATCATTAAACATCCATGGAGTGTCGAATTTTAACCCTTCTTAAAAGAGGGATTAGATGTTAATACAATTGTGAAATCATAGTTAGAAAATTGTACGTAAAATGTTTTTTCTCTTCAAGGAATTcttgatttggataaaatagTCGTTCGTTTAGAAAACCGTGAATGTTTATACGTTTACAAAACATTGCGACAAAAAGGGAAATTAGATTGGGGAAGAAAAGATGATAAGAATTGGCATATCGTTTTATACTTGGGAATATAAGCTGCTGCTCTAAATGATAGGAAGTATTGTTATGTagcccttttattttattttgtgtaaTGTTGTAAATGACGTTTAGGGTAtgtttggatggaaggaaaTGGAGGGAGATGAAGGGGAGGGATTAGGAGGGATGACTTTTAGGGTATATTTATCTGCTGCTTTTGGAATTTATATgctgtaaattaaaatattataatgagAGTTGATGTCTGCAGATCGCGGTTAAAAGATTGAAGGTTTGGAGTGATAAAGCGGAAGTTGAGTTTTCTGCTGAGGTTGAGGTTTTAGCATGTGTTCGCCATAAAAATCTGTTGACTCTGCGGGGTTACTGTGTTGAAGGACAAGAACGACTCATTGTGTATGATTTCATGTCAAATTCAAGCCTACTATCTCATTTGCACGGACAGCTTTCGGCCGAATGTCTTCTAGACTggaaacgaagaatgaacattgcTATTGGATCGGCAGAGGGAATTCTGTATGTGATTCACTCATTTATCTTGACTAATCCCCCCGTTTTCCCTTATCTCCCCGTTCCCACCCCTCTCAGTGGCAGATCtaggattttaaaatatttgaaattgattataataatcAGGGAAAAAACTGAGGGGGCTATGACAATTTTTACCTAAGATACcggaaaattgacaaaaataaaccaaattttgcTCGATCTGTTGAAAATAAACCCAactgttgattatttttaaataaacccacCTATTCTatataattgctgaaaataaatcCAACTAATGTTTGTTCCTAATTGCTTGATCACAAAGAAGCTTTGATGATGCTTATAAATAATAGGTGGGTTTATTTTTAACGGATCAAGCAAAGGTTGGTTTATTATTTGACTGTTACCCTttctttttacaatttttattaaGAAATCCGGTATAATTCATAATTTATGGTGGGGCTTGGGCACCCAGGCCCCTTCATGTGTCTGCATTGCCCTTCCACACaccaattttttcttttttgaacaatgttttgcttcaaaTAATGCAGATACTTGCACCATCATATCACCCAACACATAATCCACCGAGACATCAAAGCTAGCAATGTGTTGCTCGACTCGGATTTCCAAGCTAAGGTTGCTGATTTCGGGTTCGCCAAACTTGTGCCTGATGGTGCAACACATGTAACCACAAAGGTGAAAGGCACACTTGGATACCTCGCCCCTGAATATGCCATGCTAGGGAAGGCATCTGAGAGCTGCGATGTATATAGTTACGGAGTACTACTGCTTGAAATTGTCAGCGGTAGAAGAGCTATTCAGAGGCTAAACCCGACTTCAAACGGTTCAATCATTGACTGGGCTATGCCCTTGGCTTGTGAGGGGAGGTTTAGAGGACTCGCAGATCCGAAACTCAACGGAAATTACGTGGAAGACGAGCTGAAACGATTAGTCCTGATTGCTCTCATGTGTGCACAAAAACTACCCGAGAAAAGACCGACTATGCTCGAGGTGGTA
This genomic interval carries:
- the LOC130812373 gene encoding PTI1-like tyrosine-protein kinase At3g15890 produces the protein MTLGSVLCCGKGFDRKKKEENKEAWRIFSLKELHSATNNFNYDNKLGEGGFGSVYWGQLWDGSQIAVKRLKVWSDKAEVEFSAEVEVLACVRHKNLLTLRGYCVEGQERLIVYDFMSNSSLLSHLHGQLSAECLLDWKRRMNIAIGSAEGILYLHHHITQHIIHRDIKASNVLLDSDFQAKVADFGFAKLVPDGATHVTTKVKGTLGYLAPEYAMLGKASESCDVYSYGVLLLEIVSGRRAIQRLNPTSNGSIIDWAMPLACEGRFRGLADPKLNGNYVEDELKRLVLIALMCAQKLPEKRPTMLEVVGMLKGESKDKISDLEDKLFNKWQFSDGNDEIRDHNADSTSEEKDVEPESKDADSIAEEKDVKLESKVADSGSEGAQER